A window of the Bacteroides thetaiotaomicron VPI-5482 genome harbors these coding sequences:
- a CDS encoding TIGR00730 family Rossman fold protein, giving the protein MKKIGIFCSASENIDKMYFDSARQIGEWMGKAGKTLIYGGANLGLMECVARAVKENGGTVIGVVPAKLEEKGSVSTLLDEVIHTRNLSDRKDVITEKSEILVALPGGVGTLDEIFHVIAAASIGYHQKKVIFYNEYGFYNELLAALKTLEDKGFARQSFSTYYETANNLDELKEKIN; this is encoded by the coding sequence ATGAAAAAGATAGGAATATTCTGTTCTGCCTCGGAAAACATTGACAAAATGTACTTTGACAGTGCCCGTCAAATCGGAGAATGGATGGGAAAAGCAGGCAAAACGTTGATTTATGGAGGAGCCAATCTCGGACTGATGGAATGCGTAGCCCGCGCCGTGAAAGAGAATGGCGGTACGGTCATCGGAGTAGTTCCTGCCAAACTGGAAGAAAAAGGTAGTGTGAGCACATTACTGGACGAGGTGATTCATACCCGTAACCTGAGCGACCGGAAAGATGTGATAACAGAGAAGTCGGAGATATTGGTCGCATTGCCTGGTGGTGTAGGTACACTCGACGAGATTTTCCACGTCATAGCCGCCGCCTCTATCGGATATCATCAGAAAAAGGTGATCTTCTATAACGAATACGGTTTTTATAATGAACTTCTGGCTGCACTTAAGACGTTAGAGGATAAGGGCTTCGCCCGACAATCTTTCTCTACCTATTATGAAACAGCAAACAATCTGGATGAATTAAAAGAAAAAATAAACTGA
- a CDS encoding carbohydrate kinase family protein, with translation MRKVIGIGETILDIIFRGNQPSAAVPGGSVFNGIVSLGRMGIKVGFISETGNDRVGNIILQFMRENNIPTDHVNVFPDGKSPVSLAFLNEQSDAEYIFYKDYPKQRLDVLYPKLEEDDIVMVGSYYALNPVLREKILELLDQAREKKAIIYYDPNFRSSHKNEAMKLAPTIIENLEYADIVRGSLEDFFYMYGLQDVDKIYKDKIKFYCPRFICTAGGDKVSLRTNLVSKEYPIEPLEAVSTIGAGDNFNAGLIYGLLKYDVRYRDLNNLNEEVWDKVVQCGKDFAAEVCRSFSNSVSVEFAGQYASK, from the coding sequence ATGCGAAAAGTAATCGGTATCGGAGAAACAATCCTCGATATCATCTTTCGGGGAAACCAGCCTTCCGCAGCCGTACCGGGAGGCTCTGTATTCAACGGCATCGTATCCCTCGGACGAATGGGGATCAAGGTAGGTTTTATCAGTGAAACAGGTAATGACCGGGTAGGAAATATCATTCTGCAATTCATGCGTGAAAATAATATTCCGACGGATCACGTAAATGTCTTCCCGGATGGTAAATCACCTGTATCACTGGCATTCCTCAATGAACAGAGCGATGCTGAATATATCTTCTATAAGGATTATCCCAAGCAACGTCTGGATGTGCTTTATCCTAAGTTAGAGGAAGACGATATCGTCATGGTAGGCTCTTACTATGCGCTGAACCCGGTACTCAGGGAGAAGATTCTGGAACTGCTGGACCAGGCACGCGAGAAGAAAGCAATCATCTACTACGACCCGAACTTCCGCTCTTCACATAAGAACGAAGCAATGAAACTGGCTCCTACGATTATCGAGAATCTGGAGTACGCCGATATTGTACGGGGATCGCTGGAAGATTTCTTCTATATGTATGGCTTGCAAGACGTGGACAAGATATATAAAGACAAGATTAAATTCTACTGCCCGCGGTTTATATGCACGGCCGGTGGGGACAAAGTATCACTTCGCACCAATCTGGTCAGCAAAGAATATCCGATAGAACCGCTGGAAGCAGTCAGCACCATCGGTGCCGGAGATAATTTCAATGCGGGATTGATCTACGGATTGCTTAAATATGATGTACGATACCGTGACCTTAATAATCTGAATGAAGAAGTCTGGGACAAAGTAGTTCAGTGCGGGAAAGACTTTGCCGCCGAAGTATGCCGTAGTTTCAGTAATTCAGTATCGGTGGAGTTTGCCGGACAGTACGCATCGAAGTAA
- a CDS encoding SIS domain-containing protein, which produces MIDSIKQLLQQEAQAVLNIPVTDAYEKAVQLIVEQIHQKKGKLVTSGMGKAGQIAMNIATTFCSTGIPSVFLHPSEAQHGDLGILQKNDLLLLISNSGKTREIVELTRLAHNLDPELKFIVITGNPDSPLANESNVCLSTGKPAEVCTLGMTPTTSTTAMTVIGDILVVQTMKKTGFTIEEYSKRHHGGYLGEKSRSLCEK; this is translated from the coding sequence ATGATAGACTCCATCAAACAACTCTTGCAACAAGAGGCACAAGCAGTGCTCAATATCCCTGTAACAGACGCTTACGAGAAAGCAGTACAACTGATTGTAGAACAGATACATCAGAAAAAAGGGAAATTAGTAACTTCCGGCATGGGAAAAGCCGGACAGATTGCCATGAACATCGCCACAACCTTCTGCTCCACCGGCATTCCATCGGTCTTCCTGCACCCCAGTGAAGCGCAGCACGGCGACCTCGGCATCTTACAAAAAAACGATTTGCTCCTGCTTATCTCCAACTCCGGCAAAACACGCGAAATCGTGGAACTGACCCGACTGGCACATAATCTGGACCCGGAACTGAAGTTTATCGTTATCACCGGAAATCCCGACAGCCCGCTGGCCAACGAATCAAACGTCTGTCTGAGCACCGGTAAACCTGCCGAAGTTTGTACGTTAGGCATGACTCCTACTACATCGACTACCGCCATGACCGTCATCGGTGACATACTGGTAGTACAGACAATGAAGAAGACAGGATTCACTATCGAAGAATACTCAAAACGCCATCACGGTGGTTATTTGGGCGAAAAATCAAGATCGCTATGCGAAAAGTAA
- a CDS encoding DEAD/DEAH box helicase, whose translation MKTFEELGVSPEIRKAIEEMGYENPMPVQEEVIPYLLGENNDVVALAQTGTGKTAAFGLPLLQQIDVKNRVPQSLILCPTRELCLQIAGDLNDYSKYIDGLKVLPVYGGSSIDSQIRSLKRGVHIIVATPGRLLDLMERKTVSLSTVHNIVMDEADEMLNMGFTDSINAILADVPKERNTLLFSATMSPEIARISKNYLQNAKEITIGRKNESTSNVKHVAYTVQAKDKYAALKRIVDYYPQIYGIIFCRTRKETQEIADKLMQEGYNADSLHGELSQAQRDAVMQKFRIRNLQLLVATDVAARGLDVDDLTHVINYGLPDDTESYTHRSGRTGRAGKTGTSIAIINLREKGKLREIERIIGKKFIAGEMPTGKQICEKQLIKVIDELEKVKVNEEEITDFMPEIYRKLEWLSKEDLIKRMVSHEFNRFLDYYRDREEIETPTDSRERNTRDSRERGSRKAAPGFTRLFINLGKMDSFFPSELISLLNSNTRGRIELGRIDLMKNFSFFEVEEKEAQNVVKALNRANWNGRKVSVEVAGEEAGEGRRGSGSAERRGGKRPFGSSSEKRSDSSRNSRSERSDRAPRADRATKGSDKTDKKKRSDKPSREERGYGARGPKKTDDWQQFFKDKEPDFSEEGWARRKPKKK comes from the coding sequence ATGAAGACATTTGAAGAGCTTGGCGTTTCTCCGGAGATACGTAAAGCAATTGAAGAGATGGGATATGAGAATCCCATGCCGGTACAAGAGGAAGTGATTCCGTACCTTTTAGGAGAAAATAATGATGTAGTAGCTCTTGCACAAACTGGAACAGGTAAAACAGCCGCATTCGGCCTGCCTCTGCTCCAACAGATTGACGTAAAGAACAGGGTTCCCCAGTCACTAATACTTTGCCCCACCCGTGAGCTATGCCTCCAGATAGCGGGCGATCTGAACGATTACTCAAAATACATTGACGGACTGAAAGTACTGCCAGTTTACGGCGGTTCTTCCATCGACAGCCAGATACGCAGCCTGAAACGCGGCGTACATATCATCGTGGCCACACCGGGACGACTGCTCGACCTGATGGAGCGCAAAACCGTATCTTTATCGACCGTTCACAACATAGTGATGGACGAAGCGGACGAAATGCTGAATATGGGATTCACCGACAGCATCAACGCTATCCTTGCCGATGTCCCCAAAGAACGGAACACCTTGCTCTTCTCGGCAACCATGAGCCCCGAAATCGCCCGCATCTCCAAGAACTACTTGCAGAATGCCAAGGAGATTACCATCGGACGCAAGAACGAAAGTACAAGCAATGTGAAACACGTAGCTTATACCGTACAAGCCAAAGACAAATATGCAGCCCTGAAACGCATTGTTGACTATTACCCGCAAATATATGGTATCATTTTCTGCCGTACCCGTAAAGAAACGCAGGAAATAGCCGATAAATTGATGCAGGAAGGCTATAACGCAGATTCACTGCACGGAGAACTGTCACAGGCTCAGCGCGATGCCGTGATGCAGAAATTCCGCATCCGCAACCTGCAATTACTGGTTGCTACGGACGTTGCCGCACGCGGACTGGACGTAGACGACCTGACACACGTGATCAACTACGGCCTGCCCGATGATACGGAAAGCTACACACATCGTAGCGGACGTACCGGACGTGCCGGAAAGACAGGTACTTCCATCGCTATCATCAACCTGCGCGAAAAAGGAAAGCTGCGTGAGATAGAGCGCATCATCGGCAAGAAGTTTATTGCCGGAGAAATGCCGACAGGCAAGCAGATCTGCGAAAAACAGCTTATCAAAGTGATTGATGAACTGGAAAAGGTGAAGGTAAACGAAGAAGAAATCACGGACTTCATGCCGGAGATTTATCGTAAGCTGGAATGGCTGAGCAAAGAGGATCTGATCAAACGCATGGTATCGCATGAGTTCAATCGTTTTCTGGACTACTACCGCGACCGTGAAGAGATCGAGACTCCGACCGACAGCCGCGAACGTAACACACGTGACAGCCGTGAAAGAGGCAGCCGCAAGGCAGCGCCGGGTTTCACCCGCTTATTCATCAATCTGGGAAAAATGGACAGTTTCTTCCCAAGCGAACTGATCAGCTTGCTGAACAGCAATACACGTGGACGAATCGAGTTGGGACGCATTGACTTGATGAAAAATTTCTCCTTCTTCGAAGTAGAAGAGAAAGAAGCACAAAACGTAGTGAAGGCGTTGAACCGCGCTAACTGGAACGGCCGCAAAGTATCTGTAGAAGTTGCCGGTGAGGAAGCAGGAGAAGGTCGGAGAGGCAGTGGTTCTGCCGAACGCAGAGGAGGAAAACGTCCTTTCGGAAGTTCCTCCGAAAAGCGTAGTGACAGTAGCCGCAACTCACGTTCCGAAAGATCGGACAGAGCACCGCGAGCTGACAGAGCGACTAAAGGCAGTGACAAGACCGACAAGAAAAAAAGAAGCGACAAGCCCAGCCGCGAAGAACGGGGTTACGGAGCACGTGGTCCTAAAAAGACAGACGACTGGCAACAGTTCTTTAAAGATAAAGAGCCTGACTTCAGCGAGGAAGGATGGGCACGCAGAAAGCCGAAAAAGAAGTAA
- a CDS encoding tyrosine-protein phosphatase, whose translation MYRNLLNWLTILLVFPSCSGTSPTISVVCEENNVGNAIIKWETAPILKGQVKVYASTSPDFIPEENPVVTINIAKGKKTIVTNDPSQRYYYLMVFNNRYRVRVAARNVNIPGIQNFRDLGGYKSAETGKDTRWGMLYRSAQIDSIPFCSRRELKNMGIRTIIDLRSEEERHNYPQLHDEDFNVLHLPIATGNMEHILQDIRDKKIETDTIYRLVERMNRQLVTNYRKEYKELFTLLLDRNNYPVVIHCTSGKGRTGIVSALVLAALGVNEEAIMKDYRLSNDYFNIPKASRYAYKLPINSQEAITTIYSAKEDFLNAAKEQIDAEYGSVQAYLKKGIGLSAEEIERLRSILLIDNG comes from the coding sequence ATGTACAGAAACCTGTTAAACTGGCTGACCATCCTACTGGTATTTCCGTCATGTTCCGGCACTTCGCCCACTATATCCGTAGTGTGTGAAGAGAACAATGTAGGAAACGCCATTATCAAATGGGAAACAGCACCTATACTGAAAGGACAGGTAAAAGTATATGCTTCCACTTCTCCCGACTTCATTCCCGAAGAAAATCCCGTAGTCACCATCAACATTGCGAAAGGGAAAAAGACCATCGTGACCAATGATCCGTCTCAGCGCTATTACTACCTGATGGTATTCAACAACAGATACCGGGTGAGGGTAGCTGCCCGTAACGTCAATATTCCCGGCATTCAGAACTTCCGTGACCTGGGAGGATACAAGTCTGCAGAAACAGGCAAAGATACCCGCTGGGGAATGCTGTACCGTTCCGCACAGATTGACAGCATTCCATTCTGCTCCCGCCGGGAATTGAAAAACATGGGCATAAGGACTATCATCGATTTGCGTTCGGAAGAAGAACGCCATAACTATCCACAGCTTCATGATGAAGACTTTAACGTCCTGCACCTCCCCATTGCAACAGGAAACATGGAACACATCCTGCAAGACATACGTGATAAGAAAATAGAAACGGATACGATCTATCGTTTAGTAGAGCGGATGAACCGTCAACTGGTCACCAACTACCGCAAGGAATACAAAGAACTGTTCACACTCCTGCTCGACCGCAACAATTACCCCGTCGTCATCCACTGTACTTCAGGCAAAGGACGTACGGGCATTGTTTCAGCACTGGTACTTGCCGCTTTGGGAGTCAATGAAGAAGCCATCATGAAAGACTATCGCCTGAGTAATGACTATTTCAACATCCCCAAAGCCTCCAGATACGCGTATAAACTCCCTATCAACTCGCAGGAAGCCATCACTACAATCTACTCTGCCAAGGAAGACTTCCTGAATGCAGCCAAAGAACAGATTGATGCGGAATACGGCAGCGTACAGGCATATCTGAAAAAAGGAATAGGACTCTCGGCAGAAGAAATCGAACGGTTGCGCAGCATTTTATTAATAGATAATGGTTAA